DNA from Candidatus Angelobacter sp.:
ACAAACATTTTGAAATCATTGTACGACAAATGATGCGAAAAGTAGAAATTCTAAATTCCGGAGATACAAAATTTATAGAGGGAAGTATAGAATATAAGGATGATTTCATTGAAGAAAATGAAAAAATTTTAAAAATGAAAATTGTCGTAGATTCCGGAGATTCAGAATTATTTAAAGTTGGTCAGTTGATTTCCTATTATGAATTGCAAGAAGAAAATAAGTATTTAATCCTCCAAAAGAAAAAGGTTCTTAAAACTAGAATTGCAATTCCTGCAATTGCAAAACCAATATTGCAAGGAATTACGAGGGCTTCTTTACAAAAAAAATCGTTTATTTCTGCTGCTTCTTTTCAAGAAACAACAAAAGTTTTATGTGAAGCAGCTGTACGTTGCAAAACTGATCATTTGAAGGGGCTTAAGGAGAATGTTATTGTTGGGCATAAACCTCCTACTGGAACTGGTATTTATGATCTAGACTTTTAATATGGTCTAAGACGTAATAAAGAAGATCCGGTTTTCCATAATTCGCTTTCACTTAGTTCTTTTAATTCTTTCTTTAAAAGATTCCTATAATTAGGTATACTATTGGCTTTTATAACCCTTTGTGCTTCGTTTCCATTTAGAACTGATTGGTATAACTCTTTAAAAATTGGCAAAGTTACATCTCTAAATTTTTTCCACCAATCAAGAGCTCCTCTTTGTGCAGTAGTAGAGCAATTTGCATACATCCCATCCATTCCATTCTCTCCAATTAATGGTACTAGACTCTGTGTAAACTCTTCCACAGTTTCATTAAATGCTTCTGAAGGAGAATGGCCATTTTCACGCAAGACTTGATATTGTGCAGCAAAAATTCCTTGAATGGCTCCCATTAATGTTCCTCTTTCCCCTGTTAAATCTGAATACACTTCCTTCTTAAAACTTGTCTCAAATAAGTATCCAGAACCTATGGAAATACCTATTGCTAGAGTTTTCTCTAAAGCTCTTCCACTATAATCCTGATAAATAGCATAACTAGCATTGATTCCTTTTCCATCAAGAAAAAGATTTCTTACACTCGTTCCAGATCCTTTTGGAGCTACCATAAAAATATCAATATCTTTAGGTGGGAGAATGTTAGTTTGATCTTGAAAGGTTAAACCAAATCCATGAGAGAAATACAGGGATTTGCCTTTTTTTAAATATTTTTTAATTTTTGGCCATGTAGAAATTTGGCCAGCATCTGACAATAAAAACATTAATATAGTCCCTTTTTCTGCTGCTTCTTCTAAAGTAAATAAGGTTTCTCCATCTACCCATCCATCTTGGATAGCTCTTTCCCAAGAAACGGAGTTGCATCGTTGTCCAATAATAACAGATATACCATTATCTCTTAAATTAAGTGCTTGTCCGGGGCCTTGTACCCCATATCCTAAAACAGATATGGTTTCATTTTTCAATATTTCTTTGGCTTTAGTCAAGGAAAATTCTTTTCTAGTAATGATATTTTCTTCTATAGAGCCAAATTTTATTTTCATTTTTATCATAATTATGAT
Protein-coding regions in this window:
- the ilvC gene encoding ketol-acid reductoisomerase, which produces MKIKFGSIEENIITRKEFSLTKAKEILKNETISVLGYGVQGPGQALNLRDNGISVIIGQRCNSVSWERAIQDGWVDGETLFTLEEAAEKGTILMFLLSDAGQISTWPKIKKYLKKGKSLYFSHGFGLTFQDQTNILPPKDIDIFMVAPKGSGTSVRNLFLDGKGINASYAIYQDYSGRALEKTLAIGISIGSGYLFETSFKKEVYSDLTGERGTLMGAIQGIFAAQYQVLRENGHSPSEAFNETVEEFTQSLVPLIGENGMDGMYANCSTTAQRGALDWWKKFRDVTLPIFKELYQSVLNGNEAQRVIKANSIPNYRNLLKKELKELSESELWKTGSSLLRLRPY